A single region of the Musa acuminata AAA Group cultivar baxijiao unplaced genomic scaffold, Cavendish_Baxijiao_AAA HiC_scaffold_117, whole genome shotgun sequence genome encodes:
- the LOC135655615 gene encoding GATA transcription factor 5-like, which produces MFHQTLIPSSVSSSPSSTLSSLFFNPSSASFPVLLGPLQPPSLVPPLVYSSCTQVENEARMEEALKSSLRPESGLSSGQQQQHQHQRQQNKGTLSEEGGWSAERGNLCGEGFSVDDLLNLGDYAENDKEAEVTEVREEVEAKAEVADAEHRGISDSNSSSPCSSTSALSFQPLPPPPPLSDISLPAHDVEELEWVSYIIDDSLSEFPHCPAVGGDHFPSPPQSHKKTEEPPAAAPQVASSLDSAVCGLSTEGMSSVKAKRSKRHRPRPAHSPARYMSVPVLFADSLSSPTNTSSSASSSSSTSCLIYDHHPVAGDDQSFLLHEVPPPPLASATKPGPKKRGRKPKLSPTASGSGDRRCSHCGAQKTPQWRAGPLGAKTLCNACGVRFKSGRLLPEYRPACSPTFVSHIHSNSHRKVLEMRRKKEAQLPLSPASAPVASF; this is translated from the exons ATGTTCCACCAAACCCTCATCCCCTCCTCTGTCTCTTCGTCGCCTTCCTCCACTCTGTCCTCTCTCTTCTTCAACCCTTCTTCTGCCTCTTTCCCTGTCCTTCTTGGCCCTCTTCAGCCGCCTTCTCTTGTTCCTCCTCTGGTCTACTCCAGCTGCACACAG GTAGAAAACGAGGCGAGGATGGAGGAAGCGCTGAAGAGTAGCTTGAGGCCGGAGAGCGGTTTGTCCTCTGGTCAACAGCAACAACATCAGCATCAGCGGCAGCAGAACAAGGGGACGTTGAGCGAGGAGGGAGGCTGGTCTGCGGAAAGAGGAAACCTTTGTGGCGAGGGGTTCTCGGTGGACGACCTCCTCAACCTTGGTGACTACGCTGAGAACGACAAGGAAGCAGAGGTGACGGAGGTGAGGGAAGAAGTGGAAGCCAAAGCCGAAGTTGCTGATGCAGAGCACAGGGGAATAAGCGACTCCaactcctcttctccttgttcCTCCACTTCGGCTCTTTCCTTTCAGCCACTGCCGCCTCCACCTCCGCTTTCTGATATCAGTCTTCCA GCACACGATGTTGAAGAGCTGGAATGGGTATCTTACATCATAGACGACTCCCTTTCGGAGTTTCCGCATTGCCCCGCCGTCGGCGGCGACCACTTCCCTTCGCCGCCTCAGTCCCACAAGAAAACAGAGGAACCCCCAGCTGCAGCGCCACAAGTTGCCTCCTCTTTGGACTCTGCCGTATGTGGACTCTCCACAGAAGGCATGTCATCGGTGAAGGCCAAGCGCAGCAAGCGCCACCGCCCGCGCCCTGCCCACTCCCCCGCGCGGTACATGTCCGTTCCGGTCCTATTCGCCGACTCCCTGTCCTCACCCACCAACACCTCCAGCTCGGCGTCTTCCTCAAGCTCCACCTCATGCCTTATATATGACCACCACCCCGTTGCCGGCGACGACCAAAGCTTCCTGCTCCACGAGGTCCCGCCGCCGCCCCTGGCGTCCGCCACGAAGCCCGGTCCGAAGAAACGCGGCCGCAAGCCCAAACTGTCCCCCACCGCATCCGGCTCCGGCGATCGCCGCTGCAGCCACTGCGGGGCCCAGAAGACGCCGCAGTGGCGGGCCGGCCCGCTCGGCGCCAAGACGCTCTGCAACGCCTGCGGCGTCCGGTTCAAGTCCGGTCGCCTCCTCCCCGAGTACCGCCCCGCCTGCAGCCCCACCTTCGTCAGCCACATCCATTCCAACAGCCACCGCAAGGTCCTCGAGATGCGCCGCAAGAAGGAGGCGCAGCTCCCCCTCTCCCCCGCCTCGGCGCCGGTCGCCTCCTTCTAA
- the LOC103982436 gene encoding 1-aminocyclopropane-1-carboxylate synthase: MRIYGEEHPNQQILSRIATNDGHGENSSYFDGWKAYEKDPFHLTDNPTGVIQMGLAENQLSLDLIRDWMKKNPQASICTEEGVSEFKAIANFQDYHGLPTFRKAIAQFMEKVRGGRARFDPDRIVMSGGATGAQETIAFCLADPGEAFLIPTPYYPGFDRDFRWRTGVQLLPIHCHSSNKFKITQAALETAYRKARNSHIRVKGILVTNPSNPLGTTMDRETLRTLVSFVNEKRMHLVCDEIFSGTVFDKPSYVSVSEVIEDEPYCDRDLIHIAYSLSKDLGVPGFRVGVIYSYNDAVVSCARKMSSFGLVSSQTQHLLASMLGDEEFTTSFLATSRTRLCGRRRVFTDGLKRVGIHCLDGNAGLFCWMDLRPLLKEATVEAELRLWRVIINDVKLNISPGSSFHCSEPGWFRVCFANMDDTAMKIALRRIESFVYRENDAAVQAKNKRRWDEALRLSLPRRRFEDPTIMTPHLMSPHSPLVQAAT; the protein is encoded by the exons ATGAGGATCTACGGCGAGGAGCACCCAAATCAGCAGATCCTCTCTCGGATCGCGACCAACGACGGCCATGGCGAGAACTCCTCCTACTTCGATGGCTGGAAGGCCTACGAGAAGGATCCTTTCCACCTCACCGACAACCCCACGGGGGTCATCCAAATGGGACTCGCAGAAAACCAG CTTTCCCTCGACTTGATCCGAGACTGGATGAAGAAGAACCCACAGGCTTCGATCTGCACCGAAGAAGGGGTCTCAGAGTTCAAAGCAATTGCCAACTTTCAGGACTATCATGGCCTCCCAACCTTCCGAAAG GCCATCGCCCAGTTCATGGAGAAGGTGAGAGGGGGACGAGCCAGATTTGACCCAGACCGCATCGTGATGAGCGGTGGAGCCACCGGCGCTCAGGAAACCATCGCCTTTTGCCTGGCTGATCCTGGCGAGGCCTTCTTGATTCCAACGCCATATTATCCGGG ATTCGATCGAGACTTCAGGTGGAGGACAGGAGTTCAGCTCCTCCCCATTCACTGCCACAGTTCCAACAAGTTCAAGATCACCCAAGCCGCACTGGAGACTGCTTACAGGAAGGCTCGAAACTCACACATTAGAGTCAAAGGAATACTGGTGACCAACCCATCGAACCCTCTGGGCACAACCATGGACAGAGAGACGCTGAGAACCCTAGTCAGCTTCGTCAACGAGAAAAGGATGCACTTGGTGTGCGACGAGATCTTCTCCGGAACCGTCTTCGACAAGCCGAGTTACGTGAGCGTCTCCGAGGTGATCGAAGACGAGCCCTACTGCGACAGGGATCTGATTCACATCGCCTACAGCCTCTCCAAGGACCTGGGCGTCCCTGGCTTCCGCGTCGGCGTCATATACTCCTACAACGACGCCGTGGTCAGCTGCGCGAGGAAGATGTCGAGCTTTGGACTGGTCTCGTCGCAGACGCAGCACCTGCTCGCTTCCATGTTGGGAGACGAGGAGTTCACCACGAGTTTCTTAGCGACGAGCCGGACGAGGTTGTGCGGGCGGCGCAGGGTCTTTACGGACGGCCTCAAGCGAGTCGGGATTCATTGCTTGGACGGCAACGCGGGGCTGTTCTGCTGGATGGACTTGAGGCCGTTGCTGAAGGAAGCGACGGTGGAGGCGGAGCTCCGGCTGTGGCGGGTGATCATCAACGACGTGAAGCTCAACATCTCGCCGGGGTCGTCCTTCCACTGCTCGGAGCCGGGGTGGTTCAGGGTGTGCTTCGCCAACATGGACGACACGGCCATGAAGATAGCGCTGAGGAGGATCGAGAGTTTCGTGTACCGGGAGAACGACGCCGCTGTGCAGGCGAAGAACAAGAGGAGGTGGGACGAAGCGCTGCGGCTGAGCTTGCCTCGTCGGAGGTTCGAGGATCCGACCATCATGACACCACATCTGATGTCTCCCCACTCGCCTCTCGTTCAAGCCGCCACCTGA